A window from Leptospira meyeri encodes these proteins:
- a CDS encoding SpoIIE family protein phosphatase, whose amino-acid sequence MSIFFDRIFKFFYKYISYCFAIVIFSLQGAFFGAFYAYFFGSALIPEFTVANHPEVVLVFVITTALAALGHSIEFGILTPLGYLGLRTDTKKLNANLKPNETIRHKDILELEHLLNAIIDFPKENMYAALRYASFVFISVSFTYIFYHYPLYELALILIGWLAAVFVYGGFSYIISDYFTGAKRVEIKKILSYRDVTIHKNHGIMSLKGKFIFLLILILLSLSVLAVFISFENASVIKIFAFITMTFFESVILIFMFFQSINLTLEQINESANSLASGGRGALPILSIDKEFIRFAENFEKATREVGRIRENLTELVEEKTSELRNSLETVETLKKQQDGDYFLTSLLIKPLSLNKTLGSNVKTDFLIKQKKTFTFHGRENEIGGDICITRTVPLRGKDYTFFLNADAMGKSLQGAGGVLVLGAAVQSILERSFAVQSIKSQYAERWIKNAYQELHHIFESFDCSMLVSMVMGLIDDETGLMYYLNAEHPWSVLYRNQKAEFIKNNSELRKLGTPVKENSLEITTLQLQPGDVVILGSDGRDDIEFDTQTEFRKINHDEELFLHHVENGGGNLKPIYQSILEMGELTDDLSLMRISFKEHQTLPPRSIRKESYDLMRKARNQIKENQLDQAKESLIEASRINPENQEIKRALIRLLVRMKDYKLAAEKCNTYIEEFPGDSDIIYLASFTYKQTKEYGKAIDMGERIRLRNPGHLSNLLRLVQLYLLVSNLPKAEKTLGLASFLTADSKRVDSLRTEIEGFRKKNVD is encoded by the coding sequence ATGAGCATATTTTTTGATCGTATCTTTAAATTCTTCTATAAATATATTTCTTATTGTTTTGCTATCGTAATTTTCTCCCTCCAAGGTGCCTTTTTTGGAGCTTTTTACGCTTATTTTTTTGGATCTGCCTTAATCCCCGAATTCACTGTAGCAAACCACCCAGAAGTGGTTTTGGTATTTGTGATCACCACTGCACTCGCAGCTCTCGGTCATAGCATCGAGTTTGGAATTCTAACTCCTCTTGGGTATTTAGGCCTTCGTACTGATACTAAAAAACTAAATGCAAATCTTAAGCCCAACGAAACCATCCGGCACAAAGATATTTTGGAATTAGAGCACCTTCTCAATGCCATCATTGATTTTCCAAAAGAAAATATGTATGCCGCTTTAAGATATGCTTCATTTGTTTTTATCTCGGTATCTTTTACTTATATATTTTATCATTATCCACTTTATGAATTAGCTTTGATTCTGATTGGTTGGCTTGCCGCCGTATTTGTATACGGAGGTTTCTCATATATCATCTCCGATTATTTTACCGGGGCCAAACGAGTGGAGATAAAAAAAATACTCTCCTACCGAGATGTTACCATTCACAAAAACCACGGGATCATGAGTTTAAAAGGAAAATTTATTTTTCTCCTTATTCTCATCTTACTTTCGTTATCTGTATTAGCAGTTTTTATATCCTTTGAGAACGCAAGTGTAATCAAAATTTTCGCTTTCATTACAATGACTTTTTTTGAATCAGTGATTTTAATTTTTATGTTTTTTCAATCTATAAACTTAACTTTAGAACAAATTAACGAATCGGCAAACAGTTTAGCAAGCGGAGGACGGGGAGCCCTTCCCATCTTATCCATTGACAAAGAGTTCATTCGATTTGCTGAAAACTTTGAAAAAGCAACTAGGGAAGTGGGAAGGATTAGAGAAAACTTAACGGAATTAGTGGAAGAAAAAACCTCTGAACTTCGAAATAGTTTGGAAACGGTTGAAACATTGAAAAAACAACAAGATGGAGATTATTTCCTTACTTCACTACTCATCAAACCACTCAGCTTAAACAAAACACTTGGTTCCAATGTTAAAACCGATTTTTTAATCAAACAAAAGAAAACGTTCACCTTCCATGGAAGAGAAAATGAAATCGGTGGAGATATTTGTATCACACGAACCGTTCCTTTGCGTGGAAAAGATTACACTTTTTTTCTAAATGCAGATGCAATGGGAAAGTCTCTACAAGGAGCAGGAGGAGTACTCGTTCTTGGCGCAGCAGTTCAGTCCATTTTGGAACGTTCATTTGCAGTACAATCGATCAAATCTCAATATGCAGAACGATGGATTAAAAATGCTTACCAAGAACTCCACCATATATTTGAAAGTTTCGACTGTTCTATGTTAGTTTCCATGGTTATGGGTCTAATTGATGACGAAACCGGCCTTATGTATTATTTGAATGCCGAACATCCCTGGTCAGTCCTCTACCGCAACCAAAAGGCAGAATTTATCAAAAACAACTCAGAACTAAGAAAATTGGGAACCCCAGTTAAAGAAAACTCTTTAGAAATAACCACACTACAATTGCAACCCGGAGACGTTGTCATCTTAGGTTCCGATGGTCGAGATGATATTGAATTTGATACACAAACAGAGTTTAGGAAAATCAATCATGATGAGGAACTTTTTTTACATCATGTCGAAAATGGTGGCGGAAATTTAAAACCAATTTACCAATCCATTTTGGAAATGGGAGAGCTCACCGACGACTTAAGTTTGATGCGAATTTCTTTTAAAGAACACCAAACCCTTCCTCCTAGATCCATTCGAAAAGAATCTTACGATCTTATGCGAAAAGCAAGGAACCAGATCAAAGAAAACCAATTGGACCAAGCGAAAGAAAGTTTAATCGAAGCAAGCAGAATCAATCCAGAAAACCAAGAAATCAAAAGAGCCCTAATTCGTCTTTTAGTCCGAATGAAAGATTACAAACTTGCGGCAGAAAAATGTAACACATACATCGAAGAATTTCCAGGAGACAGTGATATAATTTATCTCGCCTCTTTCACTTACAAACAAACCAAAGAATATGGAAAAGCAATTGATATGGGGGAAAGAATTCGGTTGCGAAATCCAGGCCATTTATCCAACCTCTTGCGACTTGTGCAACTTTACCTTCTTGTAAGCAACCTTCCCAAAGCAGAAAAAACCTTGGGCCTTGCATCCTTTTTAACAGCAGATTCCAAACGAGTGGATAGTTTAAGAACAGAAATTGAGGGGTTTCGGAAGAAAAATGTTGATTAA
- a CDS encoding DUF1566 domain-containing protein has product MSFSCQETDFDNLCDPKSKDYLESLIIRFINFDETSHCGVVLEVLPPNYLICPPQTPKPNGSFIFENFETDGNRLSFSSNPPFPSGISFSPFSNSLQGIYSGWKANRQTYTITASNPKGSASCTYNPAWMGKLPIKTKQTTCFDAINNPAICSSVPGQDGQFQKGTPQVFVGPTLIGSDEITTDLNTGLVWTSCQRGITGIGCAVTGSTQFTYADAFTECNNLNAGSGFANLTNWRVPEIDEYISTFDYSTENPSIDQTFFPVTDSFNFKTNTESTAGTRKFNATFIQSSIGTGAYSDLHYLRCVANIEPIKNKRLLNNGDGSILDLDTSLVWQRCTAGQTNLTTCSGGTDMILTWNSAVNYCQGLTLGGRTWRLPNISELRSLLDFYLTIGSPGIDPIYFPNTAIGNNQFYWSSTTLLSNPSQAYVAYFGSSSGGNEAKADTINNRIRCVSDF; this is encoded by the coding sequence GTGTCATTTTCATGCCAAGAAACAGACTTTGACAACCTCTGTGATCCTAAGTCAAAAGATTATCTGGAAAGTTTAATCATACGATTCATCAATTTTGATGAAACTTCCCATTGTGGTGTGGTATTGGAAGTCCTACCTCCCAACTATTTGATTTGTCCCCCACAAACTCCCAAACCCAACGGGAGTTTCATTTTTGAAAATTTTGAAACCGATGGAAATCGTTTGAGTTTTTCATCAAACCCACCATTTCCCAGTGGAATTTCATTTTCTCCATTTTCCAATTCGCTTCAAGGAATTTATTCCGGATGGAAAGCAAACAGACAAACCTATACCATCACAGCCTCAAATCCGAAAGGAAGTGCAAGTTGTACATACAATCCCGCTTGGATGGGTAAACTTCCAATCAAAACAAAACAAACAACTTGTTTTGATGCCATTAACAATCCTGCCATATGTTCGAGTGTTCCAGGCCAAGATGGTCAGTTCCAAAAAGGTACACCCCAAGTTTTTGTTGGTCCAACACTGATCGGGTCTGACGAAATCACAACAGACCTCAATACAGGCCTTGTCTGGACCAGTTGCCAAAGAGGAATTACTGGCATCGGATGTGCCGTAACAGGTTCCACACAATTCACCTACGCTGATGCGTTCACTGAATGTAACAATCTGAATGCAGGTTCTGGTTTTGCCAATCTCACAAACTGGAGAGTCCCAGAAATTGATGAGTATATTAGTACATTCGATTATTCAACTGAAAACCCATCGATCGACCAAACTTTTTTTCCTGTTACCGATAGTTTTAATTTTAAAACTAATACTGAAAGTACCGCAGGGACACGAAAATTTAACGCGACTTTCATACAATCATCAATTGGCACAGGAGCATATTCGGACTTACACTATTTACGATGCGTTGCAAATATAGAACCAATTAAGAACAAACGATTATTAAATAATGGTGATGGTTCCATTCTTGATTTAGACACATCACTTGTATGGCAAAGGTGCACTGCTGGACAAACAAATTTGACCACTTGTTCCGGAGGGACAGATATGATCCTCACTTGGAATAGTGCTGTCAATTATTGCCAAGGATTGACCTTAGGTGGAAGAACCTGGCGCCTTCCCAATATCAGCGAATTAAGAAGTCTCTTAGATTTTTATCTTACAATTGGTAGCCCAGGAATAGACCCAATTTACTTTCCAAACACTGCTATAGGAAATAATCAGTTTTATTGGTCTTCGACAACCTTATTGTCTAACCCATCGCAAGCATATGTCGCCTAT
- a CDS encoding FAD-dependent oxidoreductase, which translates to MTSYPNLLSPLSLGFTTLRNRTIMGSMHTGLEEAPNGYERMAAFYGERAKGGVALIVTGGIAPNEAGRVSRGGGVMDTEEEAKHHRVVTEAVHKEGGKIAMQILHTGRYGYHDKIVGASNLRAPINMFKPHPLTEEEIYQTIEDFARCSELAKLAGYDGVEIMGSEGYLINQFIAKRTNNRTDDWGGSFENRIKFPIEIIKAVRKRVGNDFIIIYRLSMLDLVEDGGNIDEVLILAKEIEKAGATIINTGIGWHEARIPTIAMMVPRAAFTWVTAKVKGHVNIPLVTSNRINTPEIAESVLAAGDADLVSMARPFLADSFFVNKAAAGKATEINTCIACNQACLDHIFQGKICSCLVNPRACHETELVIGRTSKPKKVAVVGAGPGGMACSTTLAERGHSVTLFDAGSELGGQLNIARRIPGKEEFKETIRYFGEMAKKHGVNVQLNTFVSADDLIKQGFEEVVLATGVTPRIPEIPGINGPNVLSYVDVVLKGKPVGKRAVVLGAGGIGFDVSLMLTDAGHTFSKENYLKEWGINQNITKDGGLSVKDTPHSGREVTMLKRSNSKFGATLGKTTGWIHKTTLEDRKVTQISGVTYKSIEADGIVIEVKGETKKIPCDTVVVCAGQDSNRSLQEPLQKAKIPVHLIGGADLASELDAKRAIDQGTRLAVTI; encoded by the coding sequence ATGACATCTTATCCCAATCTTTTGTCCCCTTTGTCTCTCGGGTTCACTACGTTACGAAATAGAACCATTATGGGTTCCATGCACACCGGTCTCGAGGAAGCTCCGAACGGTTATGAACGAATGGCAGCTTTTTATGGTGAACGAGCAAAGGGTGGTGTGGCACTCATAGTGACGGGAGGTATCGCTCCTAACGAAGCGGGAAGAGTATCCCGTGGTGGTGGTGTGATGGATACGGAAGAAGAAGCCAAACACCACCGAGTTGTAACGGAAGCGGTGCACAAAGAAGGTGGAAAAATTGCCATGCAAATCCTTCATACCGGTCGCTACGGATACCATGACAAAATTGTCGGGGCATCCAACCTTCGAGCTCCCATCAATATGTTCAAACCTCACCCTTTAACGGAAGAGGAAATTTATCAAACGATTGAAGATTTTGCACGATGCTCCGAATTAGCAAAGTTAGCTGGTTATGATGGAGTTGAGATCATGGGGAGTGAAGGATATCTAATCAATCAATTCATAGCCAAACGTACGAACAACAGGACCGATGATTGGGGTGGAAGTTTTGAAAACCGTATCAAATTCCCAATCGAAATCATCAAAGCTGTTCGCAAACGTGTAGGAAATGATTTTATTATCATCTATCGTTTGTCCATGTTAGATCTAGTGGAAGATGGTGGTAATATTGATGAAGTATTAATCCTAGCTAAAGAAATTGAAAAGGCTGGTGCCACCATTATCAATACCGGGATTGGTTGGCACGAAGCGCGAATTCCTACAATTGCCATGATGGTTCCAAGAGCTGCTTTCACTTGGGTGACAGCAAAGGTAAAGGGACATGTAAACATTCCACTTGTGACATCAAACCGAATTAATACTCCGGAAATTGCTGAGTCAGTACTTGCTGCGGGAGATGCAGATTTAGTATCTATGGCAAGACCCTTCCTTGCTGATTCTTTTTTTGTGAACAAAGCTGCTGCTGGCAAAGCGACAGAGATCAATACTTGTATTGCTTGTAACCAGGCCTGTCTTGATCATATCTTTCAGGGAAAAATCTGTAGTTGTTTGGTGAACCCAAGAGCTTGTCATGAAACGGAACTGGTCATTGGAAGAACTTCCAAACCCAAAAAGGTTGCTGTGGTGGGAGCAGGTCCCGGTGGGATGGCTTGTTCAACGACGTTAGCTGAAAGAGGACATTCTGTAACCTTGTTTGATGCTGGGAGTGAACTTGGTGGTCAATTAAACATTGCTCGCAGAATTCCAGGAAAAGAGGAATTTAAAGAAACCATTCGTTACTTCGGTGAGATGGCAAAAAAACATGGTGTGAATGTACAATTGAATACGTTTGTATCTGCAGACGATCTCATTAAACAAGGATTTGAGGAAGTTGTACTTGCGACTGGTGTCACCCCAAGGATACCAGAAATTCCAGGAATTAATGGTCCGAATGTTCTTAGTTATGTGGATGTCGTTCTGAAAGGTAAACCTGTAGGGAAACGAGCTGTTGTTTTAGGTGCGGGCGGTATTGGATTTGATGTGAGTTTGATGTTAACCGATGCTGGACATACCTTTTCGAAGGAAAACTATTTAAAGGAATGGGGAATCAACCAAAACATTACAAAAGATGGTGGACTAAGTGTTAAGGACACACCTCATTCAGGTAGAGAAGTGACAATGTTAAAACGTTCCAATAGTAAATTCGGAGCCACACTTGGAAAAACAACAGGTTGGATTCATAAAACTACTTTAGAAGACAGAAAGGTTACACAAATTTCCGGAGTAACTTATAAGTCCATTGAAGCAGATGGAATTGTTATCGAAGTGAAAGGGGAAACTAAAAAAATTCCTTGTGACACAGTAGTTGTTTGTGCAGGTCAAGATTCCAATCGTTCTTTACAGGAACCTTTGCAAAAGGCAAAAATTCCCGTACATTTGATTGGTGGAGCAGACCTTGCTTCAGAACTTGATGCCAAACGTGCAATTGACCAAGGGACTAGACTTGCAGTAACCATATAA
- a CDS encoding TrmH family RNA methyltransferase produces MFQGRTLKISVKNSEFQILLALRTNRSKRSQEKEVFVEGTECIKQLIDARWEITRILFRDGVRLSQWAESVLKKYPKAKQFEVSSDLFLELSEKENPSELIVTAKIHRNDFQNLDPPTHPFYLLFDRPSDLGNFGSILRSADAFQVDVVFVLGHSIDVYDPKVIRASLGSIFHTKLVFLESVASLELFLRKEKKRCNLQVIGSDSSGTESLEKTNLQTPVLIILGNEAKGMSVHLQSLCDLIVKIPMSGVVNSLNVACAGSILLWEVTRNKTRTKLSESV; encoded by the coding sequence ATGTTTCAGGGTCGCACTCTCAAAATTTCTGTCAAAAATTCAGAATTTCAAATTCTTTTGGCTCTGAGGACCAATCGGTCTAAACGGAGCCAAGAGAAAGAAGTGTTTGTTGAGGGCACTGAATGCATCAAACAACTAATAGATGCTCGTTGGGAGATCACTCGTATTTTGTTTAGGGATGGAGTGAGGTTATCGCAATGGGCCGAATCTGTTTTAAAAAAATATCCGAAGGCAAAGCAGTTCGAGGTGAGTTCAGATCTTTTTTTGGAACTTTCCGAAAAAGAAAATCCATCAGAACTCATTGTTACGGCCAAAATTCATCGTAATGATTTTCAGAATCTAGATCCGCCGACCCATCCTTTTTATCTCCTCTTTGATCGACCTAGTGACTTGGGCAATTTTGGTTCCATCCTTCGATCGGCAGATGCTTTTCAAGTAGATGTTGTTTTTGTCCTAGGACATTCTATTGATGTTTATGATCCTAAAGTCATAAGAGCAAGTTTAGGCAGTATTTTTCATACTAAGTTGGTATTTTTAGAATCAGTTGCTTCGTTGGAATTATTTTTAAGAAAAGAAAAGAAACGATGTAATCTTCAAGTCATTGGCTCTGATTCTTCAGGAACAGAATCTTTGGAAAAGACAAATTTACAGACTCCAGTTTTAATAATTCTTGGCAATGAGGCCAAAGGGATGAGTGTTCACTTACAGTCCCTTTGTGATTTGATTGTCAAAATTCCTATGAGCGGGGTTGTCAATTCGCTGAATGTTGCCTGTGCTGGTTCTATTTTACTTTGGGAAGTCACAAGAAATAAAACAAGAACGAAGCTTAGTGAATCTGTTTAG
- a CDS encoding SDR family NAD(P)-dependent oxidoreductase, protein MELKNKRIVITGAGSGIGKETMLQVLKYEGVKVLACDLNEKNILSHPNVIPYKCDVSKKENLDKLLKDADKKLGGIDIFYANAGFAYYEVIPNADWERIDRIYSTNVFSPLYCLVSLNHSRKEPFLFVVTASAMSHLSLPGYALYSSTKAAVRSFIDAFRFELKPGNRVMVVYPIATRTQFFDAAGKKVPVPFPSQSPETVAKKVVKGIESNAKEVYPSLLFRFIQILDRFLFFILPIYQKIEASKLVSLKK, encoded by the coding sequence ATGGAACTAAAAAATAAAAGAATCGTGATTACCGGCGCAGGTTCCGGAATTGGAAAAGAGACCATGTTGCAAGTGTTAAAGTATGAAGGAGTCAAGGTCCTTGCTTGCGACTTAAATGAAAAAAACATTCTCTCTCATCCCAATGTCATTCCCTATAAATGCGATGTTTCCAAAAAAGAGAATTTGGATAAATTACTAAAAGATGCAGACAAAAAACTAGGGGGAATTGATATTTTTTACGCAAACGCAGGTTTTGCTTATTATGAAGTCATTCCGAATGCTGATTGGGAGCGAATTGATCGGATTTACTCAACCAATGTTTTCTCTCCTTTGTATTGTTTGGTTTCACTGAACCATTCGAGAAAGGAACCATTTCTTTTTGTTGTCACAGCCTCTGCCATGAGCCATTTGTCTCTCCCGGGTTATGCTTTGTATTCATCGACAAAAGCGGCCGTTCGTTCGTTTATCGATGCATTCCGGTTTGAATTGAAGCCTGGAAATCGTGTGATGGTCGTTTATCCCATCGCTACGAGAACGCAGTTCTTTGATGCAGCTGGGAAAAAAGTGCCAGTTCCTTTTCCAAGTCAGTCTCCAGAAACAGTCGCCAAAAAGGTAGTGAAAGGGATTGAATCGAATGCAAAAGAAGTCTATCCATCTTTGTTATTTCGTTTCATTCAAATTCTGGATCGGTTTTTGTTTTTCATACTTCCAATTTACCAAAAAATCGAAGCTTCTAAACTGGTTTCTTTAAAAAAATAA
- a CDS encoding PAS domain S-box protein, which translates to MSGNGESIERGKPVERRLSEDEKFVEAELLTTIMNVSSTAMMVLNPLGQIRYANPASESVLGIKLNDILARTYDAPEWKNSSLDGGPWREEDQPFNIVLKTKKPVTDIRHAIEDSLGNKKYLSINGSPVFGKNGELTFLVFLITDITENVLKQKTLESNEVKYRTITELSLSMVYDLDIRSGENHWGGAIQEITGYSSEEYQKVGYKEWIEAIHPDDRDNTLEAFEDALTNHQKFSIEYRYRIKSGIYIYVEDNGIFLYNEEGEAYRMFGAMIDRTKQMEANIALKESESRLVMALDAAKMGIWSWDILARTIYWSPQTYSIYGFPGENFEVTEEKFLELTFKDDLELLSKETKLLMEDLNRSAYRIRNRINHPDGKIHWIEAIGKLTRNKEGKATILQGTVLDITEIKLSEEALRKSDERFETFYQFSTEAFLIFDENGLNVKDSNFAFQRLFGYDLTEIPNLKVRSLLTTESLRKIRNTIATNKSDPLEIICKKSNGDLFPALVSVKRFLYKETNSIAYSIFDLSPLKEVEELRLINSEIRDKNKLIEKQKLELELALENLKRTQDQLIQSEKLAALGQLIAGIAHEINNPIGAVKASNQNMLDWQKKYGIASQLFREAILSVPMPEQKIVKTILANLDQPIEFYTGKEERLRKKKNKEIFLAHGFDLGCAEDFAEVWVELGIGEIDSSYLPLFKSHYIKVFLDYLSLEIQFRRNTRSIQLAVDRISKIMYALKNFSRFDATGKKNKASIPDTIETVLTIYQNQLKRGINLKKDFEPVAPIDCYPDDLLHVWTNLIYNSLQAMSFVGNLEIAVKDQGEEILVSLKDSGPGIPKEIQGKIFEPFFTTKAPGEGSGLGLDIVNKIVKRHGGRIDLSSVPGETIFYIYLPKQSQS; encoded by the coding sequence GTGTCAGGCAATGGAGAATCAATTGAGAGAGGGAAACCAGTAGAACGTCGTCTATCAGAAGATGAAAAGTTTGTCGAAGCTGAGCTTTTGACAACCATAATGAATGTCAGTTCCACAGCCATGATGGTACTCAATCCATTGGGTCAGATTCGGTACGCAAACCCAGCTTCCGAGTCTGTTCTTGGAATCAAACTCAATGACATTTTGGCAAGAACCTACGATGCACCGGAATGGAAAAATTCATCTTTGGATGGTGGGCCATGGCGGGAAGAAGACCAACCATTCAATATTGTTTTAAAAACTAAAAAACCAGTGACTGACATTCGCCATGCAATCGAAGATTCATTGGGGAATAAAAAATACCTTTCGATCAATGGTTCTCCTGTTTTTGGAAAAAATGGAGAACTCACTTTTCTCGTCTTCCTAATCACAGACATTACAGAAAATGTTCTGAAACAAAAAACCTTAGAATCGAATGAAGTAAAATATAGAACCATCACTGAACTTTCGTTAAGTATGGTTTATGATTTGGATATTAGATCGGGTGAAAACCATTGGGGAGGAGCCATCCAAGAAATTACAGGTTATTCCTCAGAAGAATACCAAAAAGTGGGATATAAAGAATGGATTGAGGCAATCCATCCCGATGACAGAGACAATACTCTTGAGGCATTCGAAGATGCTTTGACAAACCATCAAAAGTTTTCAATAGAATATCGTTATCGTATAAAATCTGGAATTTATATTTATGTAGAAGACAACGGGATTTTTCTCTATAACGAGGAAGGTGAAGCCTATCGAATGTTTGGTGCAATGATTGATAGAACCAAACAAATGGAAGCAAACATTGCCTTAAAAGAATCGGAATCTCGGTTGGTAATGGCTCTTGACGCTGCAAAAATGGGAATCTGGAGTTGGGATATCCTAGCGAGGACTATTTATTGGTCTCCCCAAACATATAGTATTTACGGATTTCCTGGCGAAAATTTTGAAGTGACTGAGGAAAAATTTTTAGAACTCACATTCAAAGATGATTTGGAGTTATTGTCCAAAGAAACAAAACTTCTGATGGAAGATTTAAATCGTTCCGCTTATCGAATCCGAAACCGAATCAATCACCCAGATGGAAAAATCCATTGGATCGAAGCAATCGGAAAGCTCACACGTAATAAAGAAGGCAAAGCGACGATCTTACAAGGAACAGTTTTGGACATTACAGAAATTAAACTGAGTGAAGAAGCTTTACGTAAATCGGATGAACGGTTTGAAACTTTTTATCAGTTTTCTACGGAAGCATTTTTGATCTTTGATGAGAATGGATTGAATGTAAAAGATTCTAATTTTGCATTCCAACGTTTGTTTGGATACGATCTAACAGAAATTCCAAATTTAAAAGTAAGAAGTCTCTTAACAACAGAATCCCTTCGTAAGATTCGAAATACCATTGCGACGAACAAATCAGATCCTTTGGAGATTATTTGCAAAAAAAGTAATGGAGATTTATTTCCAGCACTAGTTTCTGTAAAACGTTTCCTCTATAAAGAAACAAACTCGATTGCTTATAGTATTTTTGATCTAAGTCCATTAAAAGAGGTAGAAGAGTTACGTCTGATCAATTCAGAAATTAGAGATAAAAACAAACTGATTGAAAAACAAAAATTGGAGTTGGAGTTGGCTCTTGAAAATCTAAAACGAACCCAAGACCAGTTGATCCAATCGGAAAAGTTAGCTGCCCTTGGTCAGTTGATTGCAGGCATTGCACATGAAATCAACAACCCCATTGGTGCCGTCAAAGCTTCGAATCAAAACATGTTGGATTGGCAAAAAAAATATGGCATTGCCTCACAACTCTTCCGAGAAGCGATTTTATCTGTTCCTATGCCGGAACAAAAGATTGTAAAAACCATCTTAGCCAATTTAGACCAACCGATTGAGTTTTATACTGGAAAAGAAGAGCGCCTTCGAAAAAAGAAAAACAAAGAGATATTTTTGGCTCATGGCTTTGATTTGGGATGTGCAGAAGATTTTGCAGAGGTATGGGTTGAGTTGGGAATTGGCGAAATAGATTCGAGTTATCTACCTTTATTTAAATCTCATTATATCAAAGTTTTTTTAGATTATTTATCTTTGGAAATCCAATTCCGCAGGAATACTCGGTCCATCCAATTGGCAGTGGATCGGATTTCAAAGATTATGTATGCCTTAAAGAATTTTTCTAGGTTCGACGCGACTGGTAAAAAAAACAAAGCATCCATCCCTGATACAATTGAAACTGTCCTTACCATTTACCAAAACCAATTGAAACGTGGAATCAATTTAAAAAAAGATTTCGAACCAGTAGCACCAATTGACTGTTATCCGGACGATTTGTTACATGTCTGGACCAATTTGATTTACAACTCTTTGCAGGCCATGTCCTTTGTTGGTAATTTGGAGATTGCAGTCAAAGACCAAGGAGAAGAAATTTTAGTATCTCTAAAGGATTCGGGTCCTGGGATTCCAAAAGAAATCCAAGGTAAAATTTTTGAGCCATTTTTTACCACCAAAGCTCCAGGAGAAGGGAGCGGACTTGGGCTTGATATAGTCAATAAAATTGTCAAACGACACGGGGGAAGGATTGATCTCTCATCTGTTCCTGGGGAAACGATTTTTTATATTTATCTTCCAAAACAAAGTCAGTCGTGA
- a CDS encoding response regulator, translated as MEIVTENKKNAILFVDDESIILMSMKSQVKQHFGEQFKYLTADSAMEAWDILKELEEEGKSVSMIISDWSMPGMNGDEFLRKVHKSYPNIKKVIITGFADQKSMENLNSEIGPITCLKKPWDEEELISTIAYAIHD; from the coding sequence GTGGAAATTGTGACTGAGAATAAAAAAAATGCGATTCTTTTCGTAGATGATGAATCCATAATATTAATGAGTATGAAGTCACAGGTAAAACAACATTTTGGTGAACAATTTAAATATCTAACTGCTGACAGCGCTATGGAGGCATGGGACATTTTAAAAGAATTAGAAGAAGAAGGTAAATCTGTTTCAATGATCATTTCTGACTGGTCTATGCCAGGAATGAATGGAGATGAATTTTTAAGGAAGGTTCATAAATCCTATCCAAACATTAAAAAAGTAATCATCACGGGATTTGCAGACCAAAAATCAATGGAAAACTTAAATTCAGAAATTGGCCCCATTACCTGTTTAAAAAAACCTTGGGATGAAGAAGAACTCATCTCTACAATTGCATATGCCATTCACGACTGA